The following DNA comes from Schistocerca piceifrons isolate TAMUIC-IGC-003096 chromosome 3, iqSchPice1.1, whole genome shotgun sequence.
ttagcagagcattttgctctgagttccgcttctgcaaattacccactggccttccgctccctgaaagagtggttaGAACATCGGAGCCTTTCCTTTCACAAGCGCcaccctgaatcctacaatgttacgttcagtgagtgggaattccaaagtgccctagccacttgTCCTGATACGGCTCccaggccagatcgcatccactgtcagatgctcaaacacctcatGGCGGACTGCCAGCAACACCTCCTAGACCTTTACAATCGTATCTGGGTCGAGagtgagttcccgtcgcaatggcggcgAAGCATCGTAATAcctgttttgaaacctggcaagaacccacttgaggtggacagctactgccccattagcctcaccaacattctttgcaagttgctcgaacacatggtgagctggcggttgagttgggtactcgagtctcggggccttctggctccgtctcggggtaggttccgtaagggccgctctgctgccgataatctggtgagcctggaggcTGCCATCCATACGGCCTTTGCCCGCtgtcagcacctcgtcgctgtcttttttgacatgcagaaagcatacgatacgacatggcgacatcacatcctctctacacttcatggttggggtcttcgggatCTGCTGCCGATTTTCATAAGAAATTTTCTGTCGCGTCGTATCTTCCGCGTGCAAGTtatggcctcccatagttccctcccgagttcaggagaacagggtaccgcagggatctgtcttaagtgtccgcctgtttttaattgcagttaatgggctcgctgcgggggtgggaacgtctgtctcagcttccttgtatgctgacaacttctgcctctactatagctacattggcattgcagctgctgaacgtcagctgcagggcactATCCGCAAGGCACAATCTTGGGCTGTAGTGCAtagcttccagtttttggctgccaagacctgcgttatgcatttctgccggcgacgcactgttcatcctgagccacggctttatcttgacggcgaacctcttgctgttgtggagacacatcggtttttgggtgtggttcttgatgcccggttgacttggctccctcatatccggcagcttaaacagatgtgttgacGGCATCTTAATGCTGtgttgcttgagccacaccagctggggagcCGATTggtctaccctcttacggctctaccaggggTTAATTCAGTCCCGTGTGGATTATAgtagcctggcttatggttcagcatccccttctgcgttgcgggtgctagACCCCTTCCTTCACAGTGGGATCCAACTTGCCACTgtagctttccggaccagccctgtgaacagcatacttgtggaggcaggtatcCCTCCACTGAGGTTAcagcgccaacatttactggccgcttatgctacacatgtttgtagcttgcctgggcatcccagttatcatctcctgttccctcagtctgtCGTCCATCTtacagaacgtcggccccggttggGTTATACAATTGCAGTTCGCGTCggggagcttctctccgggcttggggttttcctcttcctcctcttttccgggcccctctgcatacacccccatggtgtgtgccccgcccatgccttcagctcgaattggcacagggcccaaaggactctgTCCCTCCTGAGGCCTTCTGCCgccactttctttccatccttgccacatatcagggctctggcattgtctaCACTAACGGTTCATTGGTTGCTGGTTGTGTCAGTTATGCTCTCTCTAGGGGACCATTACAGACACttattgccggctggctgcagtgttttcactgctgagctggttgccatctCGTGCCCTAGAATATATCCACTCCTGTTCAGGTGAGTCCTTAGTTATCTGTAGCGACAACCTGAGCggtttacaagctatcgaccaatgtTTCCCTtgctctcatctggtgatggctatccaggagttcctccatactcttgcccattgcggccgctctgtggtctttgtgtggacccctggtcatgtcggcacCCCGGGCAATTAACAtgttgacatgctggccaaacaggctgtcggtgcaccagcatTATCGATTGGGCTTTTCGAGAGTGACCTCAGGGCAGTTTTGCAGCAGAatgtacttcgcacctggggtgaagaatgaaGCACCCTGCCTTCACCAAACTAACtttgggccatcaaggaggctaccagtGCGTGGCGTTCCTCCTTGCGGGTCtgtcgcaaggagtctgttgtcctctgccggctgcgcattgcgCACACCCGGATGACGCACAGCCACTTATTgcaccgtgaggacccacctctgtcgCTGCGGATCCACTTTGACGGTGgtcacattttgttggcctgtcccctttttgctgtgctcaggcagacgtttgcgccaCTGCCAGATACACCCCCTGCCCTTTCAatagatgacactgccatggcaggtttagttttgcgttttatttgggcaggggttttttatcatttagtaTAAGCGTTTGTCATTTtcttgtgttgagtctggcctttggcctacgattgtAGACTgggttttttagtgtgtttctcggtggtgggcttttccttttttgtctctctgGTCGGCTGACCACGGTCACACTCTGtgggattttaattccttttgtctgatctctgagtctttcttgtcctgtgtcgtctcttgtctccattgttcgtttttcttctgtgtgggtgtttgaagtttttggaaaaagggaccaatggctgtagcagtctggtcccttcagtcccacaaaccaaccaacttttTAAAGTTTTTGCTGCTAGAATGTGTAATTTATCAATCAAAATAAGGGATGGGGCGAAACTCCCAGTAAATGTTTACATGTAAACATGCATATCATTCATTGCTTTTATTACAAAGAATGAAAgggtcagtctctctctctctctctctctctctctctctctctcacacacacacaccagtacaaaaacattgtcagtaggtcATCGCTTTGTTGTAATGCGATGCACTTTACAAATCCGTGTCAAATATCAAGAACAGTTATTGATAACAGAATTATTACTGAAGGTATTAAAACAGTTGGCACGTGTTTCTTAATAATAAATGTATCCTTAAATGTTAAACTGTtatcaatgataaaaaaaaaaatgctttgtcaGTTTTACTGACATTTCAGACAGGCCATATGTTTTGTTCTGCTCCTTTCATCATCTAATTTTGTGCTAGATTCCGATACTAGCAGATTCCTACAGAATCAATGATTCTTGGACTCATGGAAACGATATCGGTGCATGACTCATCtttaattaaaattgttatggATAAACTTTCTTTACTCTGATTGTTTCAGTAGTATAGAATAAGCAAAAATACTGCTTACAGGCTACCTACTTAATGTAGTGAATATTTCAAGAATTACTTTTAAACTTGGgttttgttttcttgtttattaTGTACTGCCCTAAGAATTGCCCTCATTAAAAATGCATTGTCCAATTTATTTCACCCAATAACTCTTCCCTAGCTCTTGAGTAGCTTCAACTTTGTTACCCAACCACTACAGAAGCAGGTTGCAAAACATTTTTTCCAATACAGAAtatcagttttaaaaaatttttaagatCCGTGTATCAATTAATCTGTAAAATATGTAAAATGCTGGGCATTTATGAATTTTGGTCATTCATCCAGGAATTTATCCTGAGTATTTATCCCAGCTTATAAATGCCCAGGCATTTACATCACCAAGAAGTGCATATAAAACCACCTTGCTGCAAACCACATCGCTCCCCActtacactaaacatgaagtgctAAAGTTAGGTTAAATTTTAGTATGAAAGTAGTCTGAAATGTATTAGTTTTGTGTTTTGTAGAATGACGAATAAGTTTACAATTTTTTCAGGTTGCCTTTGAAAATGCGGCGAAAAAAACTGAAGCCAACACTTAGAAGCATTTACCATTCCCCAAAATATCAACCAAAGGTTGTGCTGGAGCGTTTGAATCTGACATCCCTGAGCAAATACCATTTGTCAAAACCCAAGAAACAAGTTACACAAGCAGCCACACCCGTCACAAAGGTTCTTCCACTACCACCAAGGCGTAAAATCAGCATAGATTTTCTGAAAACGCAAAGTGTGCAAGAAAATGTTGTCTCCAGTGGCTCAAGTCCTGTCGCAGCTTCTCATCCAAAACGGAAAGGAAGTACAGCATCTCACTCTGATGAACAAGAAGTGCCAGTTATGGGCGCACACAAAACCAACAAAAGTGAGAGACTGAAAGCAAGAGCTCTTTCATCGGGCAAACCTCCTGATCACTCACAGCCTGAATTAGGTTTCCATGTGGATATTGAGGAACCTTCACGTCAGAGGCCTTCTAGCTGCCCACCCAGAGCAGCAGTCTCGTCCACAAGCAGTGTAAAGAAGGGAAATTATGAGGAAGACGGGTTTGTGAACAGTGCAGACGACATATCTAGTCGAGAAGGAACACCTGATGCTTCATCTAGTTCCCGGCTTTGGCCCACACCAAAAATTGTCTCTGTGTCGTCAATGGCAGTACTAGACAGTGAGGTAAGATGGTTGTTGGCCAGTGCTTTCATAAATGATCTGATTGTCAGCTCACAATTACTTAAGACATGTTGATGTTTAGAcgtcattattttatttttgatttaccAAAGAATTTGGCAGCAGTTGTCTGTAGTGTCTGAGTAAATGTTAAATTATAAAGTGTTATTTAACTACAAATAGTTATACATCATTAAATTTCAGAGACACATTTAAAGGTTTGTTCCTTTCTACAGTTTTTTGGATTTTCTCCCTCTTTAGTGTATTAGTCTTTGGACAATAATCTAAatttaatcataaaaatgtgagacagAATTGCTGTTGGGTATTTACCTGTAAGTATTAACTTTCAGTGGGCTACTGCCAATCATTGCTTGATAATCATACCAGTTTccatttttctactgtatttcctttatTGCATTGCAGTTAAAGTGTGAAGAAGCCTTTGATGGCTTTGCACACTGCTCCTTGCATAAAACGTATGGTGACACAGATTACACATTATAGTGTGTGGATTGTGTGGCTGGGACTGGTAAAGTGTACATCACTGACAGCTTTCATTTTTTGAAGTTCCTGCTCAAAATCTAAAACAGTAGTGGAAATAGTGCCTGCTAGTATGATCTGTTATGGTGCACCAGTTACACAGATCAATATTTAGGCTCTTAAGGTTCCTCTTGAATTAATCCTTATTCATAGCAGTATTATGGGGCTTTCTGCATGTGTGCACTTCCACAAAATTTGGCAATGTGGTCTAGAGATAACCAATCCATCTGAGTTGGTGACCAGTGATGGTGAGTTTCATAGTATTACTAATCGCCACTTCAGGAACACATGTATAAACGTGTTCCATTTTTATCTTCATAGGGTATCTAAGCTTGTGTTGAACTGTTAGTTTTTTAAAATCACAGTGCTGTAGCACCCATTTATTGCAACCATAGAGCAAGGTAGAAACAAGTGCTGCTCGgacaccatcagtttggtgcagTGTCGGATCTCTTTGTTGaggaagactgtgtgtgtgtgtgtgtgtgtgtgtgtgtgtgtgtgtgtcacacatccAAAAACAGTGTGGGCATCAAGCATTATTTTCTCCACATTCTTTTCCAATGATCAGTTAGTTGATAATGCACATCCTAGGGAGAGGAAGTGCTCTACTTGTTCCAAATGTGTGCCGGAAATAGATATTGAAATTGGGAAAGGCAATTTCAAGGGCTAATTCTGTGAGGGCCTTTGTTTTTTGGCTATTGATTAGGCcaaactgtttatgtgcaccacTGAAACAATTTAGATGGCTGCAGCTTTGTTGATGTATAACTAGGAGAAGCATTATCATCTGCGTACTGCAGTTCAGTTACCTGGGTGAGATTTGTGAACATTCTAGAATGGAATCCAGACTGATTAAATAGTCCCTTACCAATTCTGTATTTTTCTACACCTGCATTGTTCAGATGGTGTCGCATAAAACACGACTGAGGCATGGGGCAAACAGTGTCGGCATGAGGACACATTGTTGTTTGAGACCATTGGTAATAGAGAATTTATCAGGCATTTCGCACTTGCCCAGACACTCACAAAAGTAAGAGTGTGATTAGAGAAGTCTGGTAAATTTTCGTGAAATGATGGAAAATTTTTGTCGCGGTTTCATGGTTGGCTAGCTCTTGTACAATATACAGTTCATTGACAGGTATATGAACTGGTCAGTGTTGACAGTGATAGAAAATGGAGAAAACAGAATTGAAGGCTTGGACTGCTGCACATATCGACAGAATTGGATAAATTTCACACGAACTCGACACTATTGTGAAAGACTGTTTACTTTTGTACAAGCACCAAAGGTGAAGTGTGCTCTGGCCATCCAAGTGAGGTCACCCctaaggaaaccattgacaaaatctatGATATGGCAGTGCAACACTGTCAAATCAAAATTCCTAaggttgctgagactgtaggcatctcaactacgtcagtgcataatatcctgcatggaGAATTGGCTATGACAGTGCTGTGCATGAGCTGGGTGCCATGATTGCTCAGGCAAGCAAAAGCACAACTGGCACATTTAAACACACTGTCTGGTGAAGTTTAATCCCAATACATGAGACTTTTTGCTCCGATCTGTGGCTgtcgatgaaacctggatccatgatgagtcaaaacaatggacagaggctggtgaaagtgcacccaAGAAAGCAAAGACCAATTTTATCAGCTGGTAgagtgatggccactgtttttcagcatttccaaggaataatcctcacagATTGCTTGGAAAAGGGCAGAACTGTAACTGGATCCTATTGTGCTTCATTGTCGGATCATTTGATACTTGTTGGCTAAAGAGGAAAAAAAGGTTGGCAGGCAAAAAACCGCTGTTCCATGGAGATAATCCACCAATACACACATCAGCAATAACAATGGTAAAAGTGTGTGATTTGGTCTTGGAATTGGTTCCATGTCCACCCTATTCATCATACTTTGTCCCAAGTGACTTTCCTGTTCCCCAGCTTGAAACTTTGGCT
Coding sequences within:
- the LOC124788332 gene encoding uncharacterized protein LOC124788332 isoform X1, with the protein product MKSSAHQKLPLKMRRKKLKPTLRSIYHSPKYQPKVVLERLNLTSLSKYHLSKPKKQVTQAATPVTKVLPLPPRRKISIDFLKTQSVQENVVSSGSSPVAASHPKRKGSTASHSDEQEVPVMGAHKTNKSERLKARALSSGKPPDHSQPELGFHVDIEEPSRQRPSSCPPRAAVSSTSSVKKGNYEEDGFVNSADDISSREGTPDASSSSRLWPTPKIVSVSSMAVLDSEAKQRLRRPIIPSQAEAASTSTGTLDVEADQSIRQPTTTTSSPTKDQTTAEPPTKVVRLADDAEDAVPEAEAPQPAQLGFWDRERRIAGMRNSLFRLQDVVTRVSKVSQAQATKIRELQAKAESVPQVMCDPRCVELQRTLAILGIGDEIFVKLAGIISDSQPGTEFFNPKAAAIMNLIRDYTSLY
- the LOC124788332 gene encoding uncharacterized protein LOC124788332 isoform X2; translation: MRRKKLKPTLRSIYHSPKYQPKVVLERLNLTSLSKYHLSKPKKQVTQAATPVTKVLPLPPRRKISIDFLKTQSVQENVVSSGSSPVAASHPKRKGSTASHSDEQEVPVMGAHKTNKSERLKARALSSGKPPDHSQPELGFHVDIEEPSRQRPSSCPPRAAVSSTSSVKKGNYEEDGFVNSADDISSREGTPDASSSSRLWPTPKIVSVSSMAVLDSEAKQRLRRPIIPSQAEAASTSTGTLDVEADQSIRQPTTTTSSPTKDQTTAEPPTKVVRLADDAEDAVPEAEAPQPAQLGFWDRERRIAGMRNSLFRLQDVVTRVSKVSQAQATKIRELQAKAESVPQVMCDPRCVELQRTLAILGIGDEIFVKLAGIISDSQPGTEFFNPKAAAIMNLIRDYTSLY